A window of Roseiflexus castenholzii DSM 13941 genomic DNA:
CCACGGACCCACGATTGGTATCGGTCCGACCATTATGCTGCCGGTTGCGGCGGTCTACCAGGTGTTCGGTGTCGGTCTGACGCAAGGGCGACTGGTAATTGTGATCTATTTTGCCATTGCGCTTGTTGCCGGATATGCGCTTGCGCGTCGTCTGTATGATCGCCAGACTGCACTGATCGCGCTGGCGCTCCTGCTGGCGTCACGCACGGTCAATTATGAGGGGCTGATCGAGTATGGGAGGCAGGTGCTCGGCGAGGCGCCCGGCGTGGCATTCGTCTTTCTGGGAATGCTGGCGTGGCTGACGGCGTTGAAGACAGCAGCGCAACCGGCGCTGCGGCATGCGCACCGGACGTGGAGCATACTGGCGGGGCTGGGGTTTGGTCTGGCGTTGGTCACCAAGAACCAATTTGTGCTGATTATCCCGCCGGCGCTGGCGCTGACAGCGTTGCTCGACTGGCGCTACTATCGGGCGGGAACCTGGACGCTGCGCCTGATTCCGCCGATTGTTGCTGTTGGTTGTTTTGCGCTCTGGACGGTCGTGCAGTTTGCGCTGCTCGGTCCTGGCACATTCTTTGAAAATCTTCAGCAAACCCGGCAGGCTGCTGGCGGGGCGATTTTCGTTTTCAACCTGCGTTCGACCCTGCGCGCCGGGTATTACCTGTTGCGTCCCGATCTGTTCGGCGGGCTGGTTGTGCCGGCGCTGGCATACACTATCTGGCGCGCGCGCCGCCGCACATCGCAGGGGTTGAACGAAGCGCTGCTGGCACTGATCATTGGTCTCTGGCTGGCGTGGTTCGTCGGCGTTTCCCTCGGCTGGCCCCGCTACGCCTTTCCGGCAGTCGCACTGAGCGCTCTGACCGTCGCGCGGCTGGCATTCGATACGATTGTCTGGCTGCGCCGCGTGTTGCCGGCGGCAGCAACAATTGCCGCCATCTACCTGGTTGTCATCATCGTGCTGCCGATGGCACTAACAGTGCGCGTGGTGTTCACGCCCGATGATAGTGCACAGCGGTTCGCCGCATATCTGAATGCGAATGTGCCTGAATCGGCGATCATTGCTACCTGGGAGCCGGAATTGGGGGTGCTGACCGATCACCGCTATCTCTACCCGCCCCAACCGACCCTGGATCAGGCAGTGCGGCACACCTGGCTGGGAGGTGATCCGGTGCGCTACGACTGGTACGCAGATCGACCGGAGTATGTTGTGGTCGGCAGTTTCGGCGGTTATACCGGCGTGTACCATACGCCCGAACTGGAACGCCACTATATTCGTGTGGCGCAGATGGGTACGTATGCGTTGTACCAGGTTCGGGCGGGGAGTGGGGAGTAGGGAGTGGGGAGTCTTCGAATAACCCTGTATTGCCATCGAGTGCTGATGCGTGTGCTGCCAGGTCGCACGTTCTTTGAGTAGCGGGCTAAAGCCCTTGCTCAGGACATTGTAAACCTGTGCTGCCAGGGCGCACGTTCTTTGAGTAGCGGGCTAAAGCCCTTGCTCAGGACATTGAAGCCCCGTAGGGGCTTGCACGATCTCAGCCAGGGCTTCAGCCCGCAGCTTTGTAGTGCGCCAACATCGTAAACCTGTGCTGCCAGGGCGCACGTTCTTTGAGTAGCGGGCTAAAGCCCTTGCTCAGGACATTGAAGCCCCGTAGGGGCTTGCACGATCTCAGCCAGGGCTTCAGCCCGCAGCTTTGTAGCGCGCCAACATCGTAAACCTGTGCCGCCAGGTTGCACGTTCTTTGAGTAGCGGGCTAAAGCCCTTGCTCAGGACATTGAAGCCCCGCAGGGGCTTGCACGATCTCAGCCAGGGCTTCAGCCCGCAGCTTTGTAGTGCGCCAACATCGTAAACCTGTGCCGCCAGGTCGCACGTTCTTTGAGTAGCGGGCTAAAGCCCTTGCTCAGGACATTGAAGCCC
This region includes:
- a CDS encoding ArnT family glycosyltransferase; this encodes MIRPEAHSAPHLQTTPMTVGASRILVATLFIVAVLLATINLPYAPRTWFDEGSHLHVPKALVQYGKYADISAIPDGRIEFRYHGPTIGIGPTIMLPVAAVYQVFGVGLTQGRLVIVIYFAIALVAGYALARRLYDRQTALIALALLLASRTVNYEGLIEYGRQVLGEAPGVAFVFLGMLAWLTALKTAAQPALRHAHRTWSILAGLGFGLALVTKNQFVLIIPPALALTALLDWRYYRAGTWTLRLIPPIVAVGCFALWTVVQFALLGPGTFFENLQQTRQAAGGAIFVFNLRSTLRAGYYLLRPDLFGGLVVPALAYTIWRARRRTSQGLNEALLALIIGLWLAWFVGVSLGWPRYAFPAVALSALTVARLAFDTIVWLRRVLPAAATIAAIYLVVIIVLPMALTVRVVFTPDDSAQRFAAYLNANVPESAIIATWEPELGVLTDHRYLYPPQPTLDQAVRHTWLGGDPVRYDWYADRPEYVVVGSFGGYTGVYHTPELERHYIRVAQMGTYALYQVRAGSGE